A stretch of the Teredinibacter haidensis genome encodes the following:
- a CDS encoding electron transfer flavoprotein-ubiquinone oxidoreductase: MEYDAVIIGAGPAGLSAACKLKQLNSELSVCVVEKSAEVGGHILSGAVIEPRALNELFPSWKELGAPIFTKVSGDEIFLLSSATGSKRIPSILTPKTMHNEGNYIVSLGNLCRWLCEQAEALGVEVFPGFSAADILFGNNNTVLGIITGDMGVTADGAQKDSFLQGMELRGKYTLFAEGSRGHLGQKLIAHYSLDSGKCPQHYGLGVKELWKVPQSQHQAGRVIHTAGWPLSESDSSGGGFLYHLEDQQVAVGFITDLSYSNPYVDPFEEFQRYKHHPVIARHLTGGERIAYGARAITKGGIQSLPEMVFPGGIMIGDDAGTLNFAKIKGTHTAMKSAMVAAETVATAIANGQQNESLAAYPKAFTQSWAYKELYAQRNFGPAQHRWGNFWGSAYAFLDINIFNGCLPWTLKDKTPDHQQLIKAAQSKKIEYPKHDNILSFDRLSSVYLSNTNHEEDQPCHLQLLNAKLPLSYNLPEFDEPAQRYCPAGVYEVIENDSGEPQFQINAQNCVHCKTCDIKDPEQNIQWQPPEGGGGPNYPNM; this comes from the coding sequence ATGGAATACGATGCTGTCATCATTGGCGCCGGACCCGCCGGGTTAAGTGCCGCGTGCAAACTAAAGCAACTCAACTCTGAACTTAGTGTGTGCGTTGTTGAAAAAAGTGCAGAAGTGGGTGGCCACATTTTGTCGGGTGCCGTAATAGAGCCTCGCGCCCTGAACGAACTGTTCCCTAGTTGGAAAGAGCTTGGGGCGCCAATATTCACAAAGGTATCTGGCGACGAAATTTTTTTGCTCAGCAGCGCTACTGGAAGCAAAAGAATCCCCTCGATACTGACCCCGAAAACCATGCACAACGAAGGCAATTATATTGTCAGCCTGGGAAATTTATGCCGCTGGTTATGCGAGCAGGCAGAGGCCTTGGGTGTAGAAGTTTTCCCTGGATTTAGCGCAGCCGACATTCTTTTTGGTAACAATAATACGGTTCTTGGCATTATCACGGGAGACATGGGTGTTACCGCCGATGGAGCTCAAAAGGACAGTTTTCTGCAGGGAATGGAGTTAAGAGGGAAATACACCCTGTTTGCTGAAGGCTCTCGAGGACACCTAGGTCAGAAGCTTATTGCACACTATTCCTTAGACAGCGGAAAATGCCCGCAGCATTACGGCTTAGGTGTTAAGGAACTATGGAAAGTACCACAGAGCCAACACCAAGCAGGACGGGTTATACATACCGCAGGTTGGCCGCTGAGCGAAAGTGATTCCTCTGGCGGTGGCTTTTTATATCACCTGGAGGATCAGCAAGTAGCCGTCGGTTTTATCACAGACTTGTCATACAGCAACCCTTATGTGGACCCCTTCGAAGAGTTTCAACGGTACAAACATCACCCAGTAATAGCACGACATTTAACTGGCGGCGAACGTATCGCTTATGGCGCGCGCGCCATTACTAAGGGTGGCATTCAATCCTTACCCGAGATGGTGTTTCCGGGTGGAATTATGATCGGCGATGATGCCGGCACCCTTAATTTCGCTAAAATTAAAGGTACGCATACGGCGATGAAATCCGCCATGGTCGCCGCAGAAACGGTTGCCACTGCAATTGCTAACGGTCAGCAGAATGAGAGCCTTGCGGCATACCCTAAAGCCTTTACGCAATCATGGGCCTACAAAGAACTCTATGCACAACGTAACTTTGGACCGGCACAACACCGGTGGGGAAATTTTTGGGGCTCTGCATACGCCTTTTTGGATATCAATATTTTCAATGGCTGTCTGCCTTGGACATTAAAAGATAAAACGCCCGACCACCAACAGCTTATTAAGGCGGCACAATCGAAAAAAATTGAATACCCAAAACACGACAATATTTTAAGTTTCGATCGTTTATCTTCTGTCTATTTGTCAAACACAAATCACGAAGAAGATCAGCCTTGCCATTTACAGCTGTTAAATGCCAAGCTGCCGTTAAGCTATAATCTACCGGAGTTTGACGAGCCCGCTCAGCGTTACTGTCCTGCAGGCGTTTACGAAGTAATTGAAAATGATTCGGGAGAGCCACAGTTTCAAATAAATGCACAGAACTGCGTTCACTGTAAAACCTGCGACATTAAAGACCCGGAACAAAATATTCAGTGGCAACCACCGGAGGGTGGCGGCGGCCCTAATTACCCCAATATGTAG
- a CDS encoding 3-deoxy-7-phosphoheptulonate synthase gives MSSIQDLNVVSQEVLITPAQLQEALPPSPKASETVNVGRETVRNILDRKDHRLIVVIGPCSIHDTEAAMDYANRLKALSDKVGDTLYVIMRVYFEKPRTTTGWKGLVNDPYMNDSFKIQEGLHVGRKLLLDVAELGLPTATEALDPISPQYLQDLISWSAIGARTTESQTHREMASGLSSAVGFKNGTDGSLTVAINALQSVSSPHRFLGINKHGSVSVITTRGNPYGHVVLRGGNGKPNYDSVSVAMCEKELADAKVAANVMVDCSHANSNKNHELQPLVLDNVANQILEGNKSIIGVMVESNIGAGNQNIPADLSQLEYGVSVTDACVDWETTETMILSAAEKLRKTLPTRNS, from the coding sequence ATGTCCAGCATTCAAGATTTAAACGTAGTATCGCAAGAAGTATTGATAACGCCTGCGCAACTACAAGAGGCGTTACCTCCTTCGCCCAAGGCTTCAGAAACGGTCAATGTCGGTAGAGAAACCGTCCGCAATATTTTGGACCGCAAAGACCACCGTTTGATCGTTGTTATTGGCCCATGCTCAATTCACGATACCGAAGCCGCCATGGATTATGCCAATCGTTTGAAAGCATTATCTGACAAGGTGGGCGATACGCTCTATGTAATTATGCGTGTGTACTTTGAAAAGCCACGTACAACAACAGGCTGGAAAGGCTTGGTTAACGATCCCTATATGAATGACTCATTCAAAATCCAGGAAGGCCTACATGTGGGCCGTAAGCTCCTGCTGGATGTGGCTGAGCTAGGCCTACCCACCGCAACCGAAGCATTAGATCCAATCTCACCGCAGTACCTGCAAGATCTGATCTCCTGGTCGGCTATTGGCGCCAGGACGACTGAATCCCAGACTCACCGAGAAATGGCTAGCGGCTTGTCTTCGGCCGTAGGTTTCAAAAACGGCACAGACGGTAGCCTTACCGTTGCCATCAACGCACTGCAATCAGTTTCCAGCCCCCATCGTTTCCTGGGTATTAACAAGCACGGTAGCGTATCTGTAATTACCACGCGCGGAAACCCTTACGGGCATGTTGTTCTTCGTGGTGGTAATGGCAAACCTAATTACGATTCCGTCAGCGTTGCGATGTGTGAAAAGGAGCTGGCTGACGCTAAGGTAGCGGCGAATGTTATGGTTGACTGCAGCCATGCCAACTCCAATAAAAACCATGAGCTGCAACCGCTCGTGCTCGACAATGTCGCCAACCAGATCCTGGAAGGTAACAAATCCATTATTGGCGTGATGGTAGAGAGCAATATTGGTGCCGGTAACCAAAATATCCCCGCCGATCTATCACAGCTCGAATACGGTGTTTCTGTAACGGACGCCTGTGTTGACTGGGAAACCACCGAAACCATGATTTTAAGTGCTGCTGAAAAGCTTCGTAAAACCTTGCCCACTCGAAACAGCTAA
- a CDS encoding DUF4823 domain-containing protein encodes MNDHTPLSRDVEMLFARLLCLTLVVLISACSTSYTANNFSHAKQWVRLDNKHQLTRSNQWRLARDTSLYLAKPVLPMQVTSGVLAYNRARYSLLQSMESALSIYYPSLQASSVDMSMEEALIASRLSGSRILVFPRLLEYPDSGPSHQSREKIIDVSHAHFQVLLVDVYTGEILDTGTISSRSSIHSANSTAANELMASASKHYAAQLAGLNPQ; translated from the coding sequence ATGAATGATCATACACCTCTATCACGAGACGTTGAGATGCTTTTTGCCCGCTTACTTTGCTTAACTCTGGTTGTGTTGATTTCAGCCTGCTCAACCAGCTATACCGCCAATAACTTCAGCCATGCGAAGCAATGGGTTCGCCTCGATAACAAGCATCAGCTTACCCGTAGTAACCAGTGGCGTTTGGCTCGGGACACCTCTTTGTACTTAGCCAAACCGGTACTGCCAATGCAGGTCACCAGTGGAGTGCTGGCCTATAACCGGGCGCGATACTCCCTTCTGCAGTCGATGGAAAGCGCGTTATCGATTTATTACCCTTCACTGCAAGCATCTAGCGTTGATATGTCTATGGAAGAGGCGCTGATTGCTTCGCGGCTCAGTGGCAGCCGTATTCTTGTCTTCCCCAGGCTCCTGGAGTACCCGGATAGTGGGCCCAGCCACCAGTCCCGCGAGAAAATTATCGATGTATCACATGCCCATTTTCAGGTGCTGTTAGTTGATGTGTATACTGGCGAAATATTAGACACGGGCACCATCAGCAGTCGCAGTAGTATCCACAGTGCCAATAGCACAGCGGCCAATGAATTAATGGCGTCCGCGTCTAAACACTATGCCGCACAGTTGGCAGGGCTTAATCCGCAATAA
- a CDS encoding PD-(D/E)XK nuclease family protein yields MSSAIEESLILTANERQQRYLLQQYITHTRLPVSVAPSIASLERWFQEIWLELQDSCFPNTDKRLMSDQEELFLWDELLNDPTFRQQLLELGISIESLIHSRPLVEQLKQARSLIVHWGIPTNQLSLANDQETQFLLACIERLNAKLQSNRWLVKDDAIQLLKAAADQSAIRIEGEIRLHGFAELSPLWRDTLSLVSTQGIKDVSNKPDLHTGIPVQAFSSFSEEVEAAAQWCKALLPELKENEQIAVVVTNLSDVHQRVSSLFNRVFDPAYVCGNERDAAAVPFDISVSSSLIEEPIIGSLFELFSFSEFQLEASRLQKLNLSSFWGNGLSETRLLAQSALTQLLTHKVTLSLYIDTLQKADTRAADTEASVTATNTADSEYLIRFISTLKQKTKSQTFVEWKALLPKLLEAAGWPGNRTLNSREYQATQTFLEVLSTSDRYAVLLEHKKPINLTQFMSLLQWLCEKTSFHMQKLDCPIQILGLMEGAGIQFKHCRVISLTESNFPSAPQPNSLLPYGLQKQVKTPRSTSERELEYARKLLHSYENASENLIFSYHQKNDNDEACSPSPLLSMAISDQLSELPERNVVDTHILQMVEKDINADVVDTSYGPPLTPGDTIAGGAYHLQLFIANPFYAFANYRLGIQAEQQPCYGIPAFVRGSILHQILAAFWGLYPSKASAENVSAQERLCTFEKEFDRAVSAQVKRHNLNLNADLIALTKEQLCNIALNAVVADCERPPFKVAAVEAPISVNIAQYRYSLRVDRIDIINDKQLVIDYKTGKPSVSHLQKKPILDPQLPLYLFAGDPVNMAGISYFELNARRCSYSGISDTELSIPGISTAAQLNRYQLPAQWDDALAWWKEQLEFYTQQLASGYTACINHNPSLLRHYEHILPAAHDEPSKQKDSK; encoded by the coding sequence ATGAGCAGCGCAATAGAGGAATCACTCATTCTTACAGCAAATGAGCGACAACAACGGTATCTACTCCAACAATACATAACGCATACCCGCCTACCGGTGTCTGTTGCCCCCTCCATAGCAAGTTTGGAGCGCTGGTTTCAGGAAATATGGCTTGAACTTCAGGATTCCTGCTTCCCCAATACCGATAAGCGTTTAATGTCTGATCAGGAAGAGCTATTCCTTTGGGATGAGTTATTAAATGATCCCACTTTCCGGCAACAACTCTTAGAGCTTGGCATTTCAATTGAGTCACTCATTCATTCAAGGCCTCTGGTCGAACAACTCAAGCAAGCACGGAGTTTGATAGTCCACTGGGGTATTCCCACAAACCAGCTTTCGCTAGCCAATGACCAGGAAACACAATTTCTATTGGCCTGTATTGAAAGACTAAATGCCAAACTGCAGAGTAATCGCTGGCTAGTAAAAGACGACGCCATCCAATTACTTAAAGCCGCGGCCGATCAGTCGGCCATAAGAATTGAGGGTGAGATTCGTCTTCATGGCTTCGCAGAGCTAAGCCCCCTTTGGCGAGACACGCTGTCTTTGGTCTCAACACAAGGGATAAAAGACGTCTCGAACAAGCCTGATTTGCATACGGGTATACCCGTGCAGGCTTTTTCTTCTTTTTCTGAAGAAGTTGAAGCCGCAGCCCAGTGGTGCAAAGCGCTTTTGCCCGAGCTTAAGGAAAATGAACAAATAGCCGTTGTCGTAACCAACCTATCGGACGTTCACCAACGGGTTTCATCGCTGTTCAATCGCGTGTTCGATCCGGCGTATGTCTGTGGCAATGAGCGCGATGCCGCCGCTGTTCCCTTTGATATTTCCGTCAGTTCAAGCCTTATCGAAGAACCTATTATCGGCTCACTGTTCGAACTCTTCTCATTCTCCGAATTTCAATTGGAGGCGAGCCGGTTGCAGAAACTGAATTTATCCAGCTTCTGGGGTAACGGCTTAAGTGAAACGCGACTCCTCGCGCAAAGTGCGTTAACACAACTGTTGACTCACAAAGTTACGCTGAGTCTTTACATCGATACACTACAGAAAGCCGATACACGAGCAGCCGATACCGAAGCCAGCGTAACCGCGACAAATACAGCAGATAGCGAATATCTTATTCGGTTCATAAGCACGCTAAAACAAAAGACTAAGTCTCAAACCTTTGTCGAATGGAAAGCACTATTACCGAAACTATTGGAGGCTGCGGGTTGGCCGGGTAACAGAACGCTAAACAGCCGCGAATACCAAGCTACCCAGACATTTCTTGAGGTGCTATCTACATCAGATCGCTACGCAGTACTTTTAGAGCACAAAAAGCCGATCAACCTCACGCAATTTATGTCTCTTCTACAATGGCTCTGTGAAAAAACATCATTCCATATGCAAAAGCTCGATTGCCCAATTCAGATATTGGGTTTGATGGAAGGTGCCGGGATTCAATTTAAACATTGTCGCGTTATATCGTTAACGGAAAGCAATTTTCCTTCGGCACCACAACCTAACAGCCTTCTGCCCTACGGCCTCCAAAAACAGGTCAAAACACCTCGCTCAACATCGGAGAGAGAGCTTGAATACGCGCGGAAATTATTGCACAGCTACGAAAATGCCAGTGAAAACCTAATCTTTAGTTACCACCAGAAAAATGATAACGACGAAGCCTGCTCCCCCAGCCCACTGCTCTCTATGGCTATATCAGATCAACTTAGCGAATTGCCCGAGCGTAACGTGGTCGATACCCATATCCTTCAAATGGTGGAAAAAGATATAAATGCTGACGTGGTGGATACCAGCTACGGCCCACCATTAACACCCGGTGATACTATCGCTGGCGGTGCATATCATTTACAGCTTTTTATCGCCAATCCATTTTATGCGTTCGCCAACTACCGCCTGGGTATTCAGGCTGAACAACAGCCCTGTTACGGTATTCCAGCATTTGTACGCGGCTCTATCCTGCATCAAATACTGGCGGCATTCTGGGGGCTATACCCTTCAAAAGCATCTGCTGAAAACGTATCTGCACAAGAAAGATTATGTACCTTTGAAAAAGAATTTGATCGTGCGGTTTCAGCACAAGTAAAACGCCACAATCTTAACCTTAACGCAGACCTTATAGCGCTAACAAAAGAACAGCTCTGCAATATCGCGTTAAATGCGGTCGTGGCCGATTGCGAACGCCCTCCGTTTAAGGTTGCCGCAGTTGAAGCTCCCATTAGCGTAAACATTGCACAGTATCGTTATTCATTACGCGTCGACAGAATCGATATCATTAACGACAAGCAATTGGTGATTGATTACAAAACAGGCAAGCCCTCCGTGTCACATTTACAGAAGAAGCCTATTTTAGATCCTCAATTACCCCTTTATTTGTTCGCAGGCGATCCAGTAAATATGGCGGGTATCAGTTACTTTGAACTCAACGCTCGCCGGTGTTCCTACAGTGGAATTAGCGATACCGAATTATCCATTCCGGGTATCTCCACTGCAGCACAGCTCAATCGCTATCAATTGCCAGCACAGTGGGACGACGCTCTGGCCTGGTGGAAAGAACAACTGGAGTTTTATACCCAACAGCTCGCCAGCGGTTATACCGCCTGTATCAACCACAACCCTTCATTATTGCGTCACTACGAACACATTTTGCCCGCAGCGCACGATGAGCCTAGCAAACAAAAGGATTCTAAATGA
- the nfuA gene encoding Fe-S biogenesis protein NfuA has protein sequence MLNVTITPSAQSYLKELLDKQACEGIAIRMFVSNPGTPQAETCIAYCKPGEEKENDHQLPLDGFKAFFEDRSIPFLDEAKVDYAADKMGGQLTIRAPNSKMPKISDDSPIEDKINYLLYNEVNPGLASHGGNVSLVEMTNDGYAVLKFGGGCQGCSAVDMTLKEGVEKSLMEKIPELKGLRDITDHSDKSHAYY, from the coding sequence ATGCTCAACGTAACCATTACTCCTAGCGCACAAAGTTACCTTAAAGAATTGCTCGACAAACAGGCGTGCGAAGGCATTGCTATACGTATGTTTGTTTCCAATCCGGGGACTCCTCAAGCGGAAACCTGTATTGCCTACTGTAAGCCTGGAGAGGAAAAAGAAAACGACCATCAGTTGCCGCTCGACGGGTTTAAGGCGTTTTTTGAAGATCGCAGCATTCCATTTTTGGACGAAGCGAAGGTTGATTACGCGGCGGACAAAATGGGTGGACAGTTAACTATTCGGGCGCCTAATTCAAAGATGCCGAAAATTAGTGACGATAGCCCTATAGAGGACAAGATCAATTATTTGCTCTATAACGAGGTTAACCCGGGCCTGGCTTCACATGGCGGTAATGTTAGCTTGGTAGAGATGACAAATGATGGTTATGCGGTGCTGAAATTTGGCGGAGGGTGCCAGGGCTGCAGCGCCGTAGATATGACGCTAAAAGAAGGCGTTGAAAAATCACTTATGGAAAAAATACCCGAACTGAAAGGTCTGCGTGACATTACCGATCACTCGGATAAATCGCACGCTTACTACTGA
- a CDS encoding UvrD-helicase domain-containing protein translates to MTSPIDKAVREAVLDTQQSFAVSAPAGSGKTGLLSLRVLSLLATCKQPEEILCITFTRKAAEEMSERILGALKEAQILSQNDIGLIEDPHHANLMRYAKAAADNNDRLNWHLEEMPFRLKILTIDGFCRSLTQQMPLMSRAGTAPAMVEDTNTVFEEAVISLLDSCNSNGWPNSLKVLFQHLGGDLDRLARLLMAMLQTRDQWLPLIYSIKSVDDSKLEVVQEWLESNLSLWAEELLHELADDLQLYEGELCELLDFAGTHLQNDKPDSISTALSGVHGFPVDTTPQIAIKEFWQPFANIALTATEQFIKRVDKRHGFPTGDKETKAEYSDKKTRYLALLKLFAEKPTVRENLASIQQFVSLTYSPQQWRVLSALIELLPLLTAHLKLVFQKNGNADFVEIAECAREALGGFNDITELALKLDYQLNHILIDEFQDTSHSQLQLLQLLTREWDSTAGKTLFIVGDGMQSCYGFRNANVGIFLDVRKHGLEGKELNAVDLSVNFRSTSTIIDWVNHSFDSAFPKKDNISLGAVRYTPSHAFTQIPETDSSSYVQCRGFIDQPNREQEAIAIAEEIVDLKSSYPEDSIAILVRGRGHLSEILPALHDRDIAYSAVDIDPLLSRPCIQNILALTLVLENPADNASWLTLLRSPWCGVDNVDLYSLFNPLESTIEYSLLNKMKLADSSGQLKAEGKAVFRRLQTSINSALTLRERRPMAELVESAWIELGGPETLKNKSEIKDIGTFLRLLSKYAPLGRMTEKQSFMNALEKLFAQPESSAGAVQILTMHKSKGLEFDSVFLPSLDKQGKADTADLLNWHERLNTKGELDLLISPISASDAADRDPLTLLISREAKRRKELEETRLLYVACTRAKKRLYLSCNVKPAKDDALKPPSSSSMVSKLWPVIQRQIQLFESTVENESTELDVQQVERTYIRRLPLNYSGDKPQSTDIDKWKPAIFDNTEIQVIEDFKGASNAPLAIAVGIVLHRILQNIHREGYAQWQSRSPDTLSPFWQAQLEQNGLGQSAAQQGVAILSSTLPLLLSDSKAAWLLDNRHTDSQCEYRLCYGKPARYAILDRTFVDAKGIRWIVDYKSSIPAEGENIETFILREKASYQPQLTHYQKLMQGLDQTTPALTVHGYRTALYFPRIGELAEYT, encoded by the coding sequence ATGACTTCGCCAATCGATAAAGCCGTGCGCGAAGCCGTACTGGATACCCAGCAATCCTTTGCCGTTTCAGCTCCTGCAGGGTCCGGGAAAACGGGATTGTTAAGCCTGAGAGTTTTAAGCCTGCTCGCCACCTGCAAACAGCCAGAAGAAATTTTATGCATTACCTTTACCCGTAAAGCCGCTGAAGAGATGAGTGAGCGCATTCTTGGCGCTTTAAAAGAAGCACAAATACTAAGCCAAAACGATATTGGTTTAATCGAGGATCCTCATCACGCAAACTTAATGCGTTATGCCAAAGCAGCTGCGGACAATAATGACCGTTTGAATTGGCATCTTGAGGAAATGCCCTTCCGTCTAAAAATCCTGACGATTGATGGATTTTGTCGCAGTTTAACCCAGCAAATGCCGCTAATGAGCCGCGCTGGAACTGCCCCTGCAATGGTTGAAGATACCAATACTGTTTTTGAAGAGGCCGTTATTTCTCTCCTAGATAGCTGTAATTCAAATGGCTGGCCCAACTCATTGAAAGTGCTGTTCCAGCATTTAGGGGGCGATTTGGACAGGCTGGCGCGCCTGTTGATGGCCATGCTTCAAACGCGCGACCAATGGCTACCGTTAATTTACAGCATTAAAAGCGTCGACGACTCTAAACTCGAAGTTGTTCAAGAGTGGCTGGAAAGCAATTTATCTTTGTGGGCTGAAGAGCTCTTACATGAACTGGCGGACGATCTTCAGCTGTATGAGGGGGAACTGTGCGAACTCCTGGATTTTGCCGGCACCCATTTACAGAATGACAAACCCGATTCGATTTCTACAGCACTTTCCGGAGTACATGGCTTTCCCGTTGATACAACACCACAAATAGCGATAAAGGAGTTTTGGCAACCCTTCGCCAATATTGCACTTACAGCAACTGAGCAATTTATAAAACGGGTGGACAAGCGTCACGGATTCCCCACGGGCGACAAAGAAACCAAAGCAGAATATTCAGACAAAAAAACTCGCTATTTGGCGCTTTTGAAACTATTCGCAGAAAAACCCACTGTTCGAGAAAATCTTGCATCTATACAGCAGTTTGTTTCGCTTACGTATTCTCCGCAACAATGGCGTGTACTGTCTGCGCTAATTGAATTATTACCCCTTTTAACCGCCCACTTAAAGTTGGTTTTCCAAAAAAATGGCAATGCCGATTTTGTCGAAATTGCCGAATGTGCAAGAGAAGCACTTGGTGGTTTTAACGATATTACAGAACTCGCCTTAAAACTGGACTACCAACTCAACCATATTCTTATTGATGAATTTCAGGATACCTCACACAGCCAACTGCAATTATTGCAGCTGCTAACACGAGAATGGGACAGCACCGCAGGGAAAACGTTGTTTATTGTCGGTGACGGAATGCAGTCGTGCTACGGATTTCGAAATGCTAACGTCGGGATATTTCTCGATGTACGCAAGCATGGTCTTGAGGGGAAAGAGCTAAACGCCGTAGACTTGAGCGTGAATTTTCGCTCCACATCGACGATTATCGATTGGGTCAATCACAGTTTCGATAGCGCATTCCCGAAAAAAGATAATATATCTCTGGGTGCAGTACGATATACCCCTTCGCATGCCTTTACGCAGATACCCGAAACGGATTCCAGCAGCTACGTGCAATGCAGGGGTTTTATTGATCAGCCCAACCGCGAACAAGAAGCGATAGCTATCGCCGAAGAAATTGTCGACTTAAAGTCGTCCTACCCCGAAGACAGTATTGCAATCCTCGTTCGCGGCCGCGGTCACCTCAGTGAAATCCTCCCCGCGCTACATGACCGGGACATTGCCTACAGCGCCGTCGATATCGACCCGCTACTGTCGCGCCCCTGTATTCAGAATATATTGGCATTAACGCTAGTACTGGAAAACCCCGCTGACAATGCAAGCTGGCTGACCTTGCTGCGCAGCCCGTGGTGTGGCGTAGACAATGTAGATTTGTACTCTCTCTTTAATCCGTTGGAGTCAACGATCGAGTACAGCTTACTAAACAAAATGAAACTTGCGGATTCGTCGGGACAACTCAAAGCCGAGGGAAAAGCCGTATTTAGACGATTGCAAACATCGATAAACAGTGCTCTGACACTGCGTGAACGGCGGCCAATGGCAGAGCTGGTGGAGAGTGCATGGATAGAGCTCGGCGGGCCAGAAACACTCAAGAATAAGAGCGAAATCAAAGATATTGGCACCTTTCTTCGATTATTAAGTAAATACGCTCCCCTCGGCCGAATGACAGAAAAGCAGTCATTTATGAACGCGCTCGAAAAATTATTTGCACAGCCCGAAAGTTCAGCGGGAGCGGTTCAAATATTGACCATGCATAAATCCAAAGGGCTTGAGTTCGATAGCGTATTCCTCCCTTCGCTAGATAAGCAGGGCAAGGCAGATACCGCAGACCTCTTAAACTGGCATGAAAGATTAAATACAAAGGGTGAACTGGATTTATTGATCAGTCCCATATCCGCTTCTGATGCTGCAGACAGAGATCCTTTAACACTGTTGATTAGCAGAGAAGCCAAAAGACGTAAAGAACTGGAAGAAACAAGACTGCTCTACGTTGCCTGCACGCGAGCCAAAAAGCGCCTTTACCTAAGTTGCAATGTAAAACCTGCTAAGGATGATGCACTAAAACCCCCTTCCAGCTCGTCGATGGTATCGAAGCTCTGGCCTGTTATTCAACGTCAGATTCAATTATTTGAATCCACTGTAGAGAATGAATCGACAGAGCTGGATGTCCAACAAGTTGAACGCACTTATATTCGGCGGCTGCCCCTCAATTACAGTGGTGACAAGCCGCAGTCAACGGATATCGACAAGTGGAAACCCGCAATATTCGACAATACAGAAATACAGGTAATTGAAGATTTCAAAGGAGCGTCCAATGCTCCCCTGGCCATTGCGGTAGGAATCGTATTACATAGAATTCTTCAAAATATTCACCGCGAGGGCTACGCACAGTGGCAGTCGCGCTCACCGGATACCCTATCCCCATTCTGGCAGGCACAGCTTGAACAAAACGGCTTGGGTCAATCAGCAGCACAGCAAGGCGTCGCGATATTATCGTCCACCTTGCCGTTACTTTTAAGCGATTCAAAAGCTGCTTGGTTGCTGGACAACAGACACACCGACAGCCAATGCGAATACCGGTTGTGCTATGGCAAGCCAGCCCGCTACGCGATACTGGATCGCACCTTTGTTGATGCCAAAGGCATACGCTGGATTGTCGACTATAAAAGTTCGATACCGGCAGAGGGCGAAAACATTGAAACGTTTATTCTGCGAGAAAAGGCCAGCTATCAGCCGCAGTTAACCCACTATCAAAAACTGATGCAGGGACTCGACCAAACGACCCCGGCATTGACTGTCCACGGATATAGAACGGCACTGTACTTCCCAAGAATCGGCGAACTTGCGGAATATACCTAA
- a CDS encoding acyl-CoA thioesterase has product MHSALDDILDLETLDTNLFRSRHHRENFKGTLFGGQVLGQALLACHLTQDKARSIALPHSLHAYFLRAGKSDVPVIYDVEKVRDGRSIISRRVVARQFGRPIFNMSASFHHPEEGFHHQTPFPANIPMPEEILERRTPPSGKSPLPAPDLGHETHNPFDLLPIDEELFQSCDSRPADAYFWIKTRKPLGDNKIQHLCTLAFASDLGLLATTLLPHGISIYSGKIFPASIDHAMWFHSDDFRADDWLLCHSTSPWAGSARGFAYSHVYTKGGKLILSAAQEGLIRQNE; this is encoded by the coding sequence ATGCACTCAGCCTTAGACGACATCCTAGATCTAGAAACGCTCGACACCAACCTTTTCCGTAGCCGCCACCACAGGGAAAACTTCAAAGGAACACTGTTTGGTGGGCAGGTCTTGGGCCAGGCTCTCCTCGCCTGCCATCTCACGCAGGACAAGGCCCGCAGCATCGCCCTTCCCCATTCTTTACATGCCTATTTTCTACGTGCGGGCAAAAGTGATGTGCCGGTGATTTACGATGTTGAAAAGGTAAGAGATGGGAGGTCCATCATCAGTCGTCGCGTCGTCGCGCGTCAGTTTGGTCGGCCCATCTTTAATATGTCAGCCTCTTTCCACCACCCAGAAGAAGGCTTTCATCATCAAACGCCTTTTCCTGCCAATATTCCTATGCCCGAAGAAATTCTAGAGCGTCGAACACCACCTTCGGGAAAAAGCCCACTACCAGCGCCGGACTTGGGGCACGAAACGCACAACCCCTTTGATTTGCTTCCCATCGATGAGGAGTTGTTTCAATCCTGCGATTCACGTCCTGCCGATGCCTATTTTTGGATAAAAACGCGCAAACCCCTCGGTGACAACAAGATCCAACATTTATGTACGCTCGCCTTTGCCTCCGACTTGGGATTGTTGGCAACAACGCTTCTCCCCCACGGTATATCCATTTATTCGGGCAAGATTTTTCCCGCCAGCATCGACCACGCCATGTGGTTTCATTCAGATGATTTTCGAGCAGATGACTGGCTACTCTGCCACAGCACCAGCCCGTGGGCCGGGAGTGCGCGCGGATTCGCCTACAGCCACGTATACACCAAAGGCGGTAAACTTATTCTCTCGGCCGCACAGGAAGGCCTGATTAGACAGAATGAATAG